Proteins from a genomic interval of Quercus robur chromosome 9, dhQueRobu3.1, whole genome shotgun sequence:
- the LOC126701268 gene encoding uncharacterized protein At3g49055: protein MEITIETPSDTQINGPDSPTTIPQHLSDHDDLRADLESLRESHLSLQSKSAANEQALTLVRQERDDAVDHNSDLTKLVAEISRERDSLKEKIDELEAPLKEKEDEFAKKLDDELRKAEEFRNEVEVSRERVKELETEIKKRNDYLSKSLDSFRLAKEGLIKIIESIDEGKVEEERESATVESEIGEGVEEFRAVSEEIVEMNRLASEVEVKVREYKEMRKKEKRELENSVVSLTEENRDINTLLRIALVEKEAVEKSLNKLKGTNEQRRVPILQRVGFGFMMGGGGYEQQPESSAVSSSAGSQKSDSECEEEVVSLASTVEKIMKNLRQEITQLRRSLEESRSDTERLQSLTEKQAQQITENTLYIKELEDRERALIQNVEELLTEIKETEAEVARWREACELEVEAGKNEIGERDKVVAILKQELEKTRAALDMSNGKLRMKEELVSAAMAAQAAAERSLQLADSRAAGLRERIEELTRQLEESESRERSKLKIRHICWPWRILKVNTANSASKVRDVRRMLPEMQALLHGA from the exons ATGGAAATCACTATTGAAACCCCATCCGATACTCAAATCAACGGCCCAGATTCACCCACCACCATCCCCCAACACCTCTCCGATCACGATGATCTTCGTGCAGACCTCGAATCTCTCCGCGAATCCCATCTCAGCCTCCAATCGAAGTCGGCGGCGAACGAACAAGCCCTAACTCTCGTCCGGCAAGAAAGAGACGACGCCGTGGATCACAACTCCGATTTGACGAAACTCGTCGCCGAAATCTCGAGGGAGCGAGACTCTCTGAAGGAAAAAATCGATGAGCTCGAAGCTCCGCTGAAGGAAAAAGAGGACGAGTTCGCGAAAAAGCTCGACGATGAACTGAGGAAAGCAGAGGAGTTCAGGAATGAAGTTGAGGTTTCTAGAGAAAGAGTTAAGGAACTGGAAACCGAAATCAAGAAGAGAAACGATTACTTGTCGAAGAGCTTGGATTCGTTCCGGTTAGCGAAGGAGGGTTTAATCAAGATAATCGAGAGCATAGACGAAGGGAAGGTCGAAGAAGAGCGCGAATCAGCGACTGTTGAGTCCGAAATTGGCGAAGGAGTTGAGGAATTTAGGGCGGTATCGGAGGAAATAGTGGAAATGAATAGGCTGGCGAGCGAGGTGGAGGTGAAGGTGAGAGAGTACAAGGAAAtgaggaagaaggagaagaggGAATTGGAGAACAGCGTGGTGAGTTTGACGGAGGAGAATCGAGACATCAACACTTTGCTTAGGATCGCGTTGGTGGAGAAGGAGGCGGTGGAGAAGAGCTTGAATAAGCTGAAGGGGACTAATGAGCAGAGAAGGGTGCCGATTTTGCAGAGAGTCGGTTTTGGGTTTATGATGGGAGGTGGGGGTTATGAGCAGCAGCCAGAGAGTTCTGCAGTGAGTTCGAGTGCGGGGAGTCAGAAGTCGGATAGCGAGTGTGAAGAGGAGGTTGTTAGTTTG GCCTCAACTGTGGAGAAGATAATGAAGAATTTGCGGCAAGAAATCACTCAATTGCGAAGATCTTTGGAAGAATCTAG GTCAGACACTGAGCGCCTGCAGAGTCTTACAGAGAAACAAGCTCAACAAATTACGGAAAACACTCTGTACATCAAAGAGTTGGAAGATAGAGAGAGGGCATTAATTCAAAAT GTTGAAGAACTCCTGACGGAAATAAAAGAAACTGAAGCTGAGGTTGCTAGATGGAGGGAAGCATGCGAGTTGGAAGTGGAAGCTGGTAAAAATGAAATTGGAGAACGTGACAAAGTG GTGGCCATTCTGAAGCAAGAGTTGGAGAAAACAAGGGCTGCTTTGGACATGTCCAATGGCAAATTAAGGATGAAAGAAGAACTTGTATCTGCTGCAATGGCTGCCCAGGCAGCAGCGGAGAGGTCTTTGCAGCTTGCTGACAGCAGGGCTGCAGGACTCCGTGAGCGAATCGAGGAGTTGACAAGACAATTAGAGGAATCCGAGAGCAGGGAGCGGAGTAAACTTAAGATAAGGCACATATGTTGGCCATGGCGAATCCTTAAAGTAAACACTGCTAATAGTGCTAGTAAAGTTCGGGATGTGAGAAGGATGCTACCAGAGATGCAAGCCTTGCTTCATGGTGCCTGA